The proteins below come from a single Panicum hallii strain FIL2 chromosome 7, PHallii_v3.1, whole genome shotgun sequence genomic window:
- the LOC112900534 gene encoding basic salivary proline-rich protein 3-like gives MPDRQQHTDDGPRGPGLRGLAPSGKGKEKVPVLEHRQKGNAGAAPAEGRGEAQGPTPAQSSQAGGSKSRRLQRGDGSLVEEPAPKRQKTAGAEEQSGAAPPPPQHRPLPRQQTPPPPPPEQRPAMPPPPPVAKPQSPSPPPEASMGGDPHQGSGGSSTGRKLPRAARCRWEWYDYA, from the coding sequence atgccggaccgccagcaacacACCGACGATGGTCCCAGGGGGCCAGGACTCAGAGGTCTGGCCCCCAgcgggaaaggaaaggagaaggtgccggtgcTAGAGCACCGGCAGAAGGGCAAcgcgggtgctgccccggcaGAAGGACGCGGCGAGGCCCAGGGGCCAACACCCGCTCAGAGCAGCCAAGCCGGAGGGAGCAAATCtcggaggctccagcgaggcgatggcTCCTTGGTCGAGGAGCCGGCGCCCAAACGCCAGAAGACCGCGGGggcggaggagcagagcggaGCTGCACCGCCTCCACCACAACACCGGCCGCTACCGAGACAACAGACTcccccacctccaccaccaGAACAGCGCCCGGCaatgccaccaccaccgcccgtgGCCAAGCCACAGTCCCCATCGCCACCACCAGAAGCTTCGATGGGCGGGGACCCCCACCAagggtccggggggtcctcgacAGGGAGGAAACTCCCCCGAGCGGCACGGTGCAGGTGGGAGTGGTACGACTACGCGTAA